From a region of the Daphnia pulicaria isolate SC F1-1A chromosome 1, SC_F0-13Bv2, whole genome shotgun sequence genome:
- the LOC124332439 gene encoding breast carcinoma-amplified sequence 3 homolog isoform X2, whose translation MLTEMSSSDSPQRRLSRPIGLTLRPESVAEKSFMESMAGFIHEVVPQAYGGCHPTGEATDPILWAKIEQMDCGDCHSQSSILHKNNLPLLLILGYNTGVQVWTIQASGEAQEILSWNSGPVKVFRLLPNPVSNISEDLFAAKRPIVAMNESTGPASQLHTVAFFSLRTGEQVKTIRFKNPVADILANRRAVVVTFPEKVAVFSSTTFEDQVVLTHCYPPSSSPYSNPVALGSRWLAYAEKRLINIHRCGGGFEGEGIQSYTATVIHAAKSLTKGLREFGETFLTGQRNISSSASPSSQQGPQPGVVTVIDLEGLARGEVNLREDVDGVVAHFVAHANQAISYLAFDPSGTLLFTADKQGHNFHIFRLHPAPCSTKQSAVHHLYTLYRGDTTARVQDVAFATDSRWVAVTTMRGTTHVFPISPYGGSVGVRTHTSTRVVNRLSRFHRSAGLDDTPSSGRSSPVLSGSPNNSRPLESTTLLPYPNPRLPPYPHPTVVVPLVQLRSSFMGGATGNRGIPASPGLSNSRKFSELDDGTGVVRVTCCFAPPRGAAPLAGHVLNVGGGSAAHRDRLQRRTAESLYVMSCHGALVEYGFEPRLATGIPREKICDKSSIELDIVPLAQWPIHRPLYNAADLPPPLASHILSLITNGPESDDKTESPSTSAPLSGKEMQETWLAHVEINTHAGPHRRLWMGPQFTFKTLKRDSTSSLAEIEASEVDILTRPARSNPVNMPDKNEMPIQGLPVITGEGSASSYEQSPRFLTGCGRERYGTRRCDSESSISDMVPKVEMELQLKENLADAMQEMPLVGSNVPEDDGSERRTHYFMDDERLNWPQTSVSSSNPPASLNIDEDLLDFELESETCLRSPSMPSKFAIDSLNRNSSTVKDNQDCGDKDYSFFVSDEVVSGSVPVDVAFFPDATRSAGESSSNEEDIVTVPSFDQDGSGPGRKSKKNRKKKK comes from the exons ATGTTGACGG AGATGTCCTCGAGTGATTCCCCACAGCGGCGCTTGAGCAGGCCTATAGGGCTTACTCTCAGGCCGGAATCTGTTGCTGAAAAGTCTTTCATGGAAAGTATGGCTGGATTCATCCATGAAGTTGTCCCACAG GCTTATGGAGGATGCCATCCTACTGGGGAGGCAACAGATCCTATCTTGTGGGCTAAAATTGAGCAAATGGATTGTGGGGACTGTCATTCGCAGAGTTCCATTTTGCACAAAAACAACCTACCTCTCTTGCTCATACTGGGCTACAACACAGGAGTTCAG GTATGGACTATTCAAGCATCGGGAGAGGCTCAAGAGATTCTCTCGTGGAATTCAGGACCTGTTAAAGTGTTTCGCCTACTGCCCAATCCAGTCTCGAACATATCGGAAGATCTCTTCGCGGCCAAACGTCCGATTGTAGCTATGAATGAAAGCACTGGCCCTGCTTCCCAACTCCATACGGTGGCATTCTTTTCGCTACGAACGGGAGAACAAGTCAAAACTATTCGCTTCAAGAACCCCGTGGCGGATATACTAGCCAATCGACGCGCCGTGGTTGTAACCTTCCCCGAGAAGGTGGCCGTCTTCAGCAGTACTACATTCGAGGATCAAGTAGTACTGACTCATTGCTACCCACCTAGTTCCAGCCCTTACTCAAACCCAGTCGCCTTGGGTTCACGTTGGCTGGCCTATGCGGAGAAGCGACTCATTAATATTCACCGATGCGGCGGCGGTTTCGAGGGTGAAGGGATTCAGTCTTACACAGCCACCGTCATCCACGCTGCCAAGAGCTTGACCAAAGGACTCCGAGAATTTGGTGAAACATTTTTGACTGGTCAAAGAAACATTTCTTCGTCGGCATCGCCATCGTCCCAACAGGGCCCTCAGCCTGGTGTAGTGACTGTCATCGACCTGGAAGGTTTGGCACGCGGAGAAGTCAATCTTCGGGAGGACGTTGATGGCGTGGTAGCGCACTTTGTTGCTCACGCCAATCAGGCCATCAGTTACCTGGCGTTTGACCCTTCAGGGACCCTACTATTCACAGCCGACAAGCAGGGACACAACTTTCACATATTTCGCTTGCATCCAGCGCCTTGTAGTACGAAGCAAAGTGCCGTCCACCATTTGTACACCCTCTATCGTGGCGACACTACGGCTCGAGTACAAGACGTGGCCTTTGCCACCGACTCGCGTTGGGTGGCCGTAACGACGATGCGTGGCACGACGCACGTTTTCCCAATCAGTCCATACGGTGGGTCGGTGGGTGTGAGAACGCATACTTCAACACGAGTGGTCAACAGACTCAGTCGATTCCATCGTAGTGCAGGTTTGGACGACACGCCTTCATCGGGTCGCAGTAGCCCCGTACTCTCCGGTTCACCTAATAATAGTCGCCCGTTGGAATCGACGACTCTCTTGCCCTACCCCAATCCACGACTGCCACCTTATCCTCATCCAACAGTTGTTGTCCCACTCGTACAACTGCGATCGTCTTTCATGGGTGGAGCTACTGGAAATCGAGGCATTCCCGCCTCTCCTGGGCTTTCCAATTCTCGCAAGTTCTCCGAGTTGGACGACGGGACGGGAGTCGTCCGGGTCACCTGCTGTTTCGCTCCTCCAAGGGGAGCTGCCCCACTCGCAGGTCACGTTTTAAATGTGGGCGGAGGTTCGGCCGCCCATCGTGACCGTCTTCAGCGACGTACTGCTGAATCACTCTATGTGATGTCGTGCCATGGCGCCCTGGTGGAATATGGCTTCGAACCTCGGCTGGCGACTGGGATACCGCGCGAAAAGATTTGCGACAAGAGCTCTATAGAGCTGGACATTGTGCCGTTGGCCCAGTGGCCTATACATCGACCGCTCTACAATGCCGCAGATCTACCACCTCCTTTAGCATCACACATCCTTTCCCTAATCACCAACGGACCTGAATCGGACGATAAAACTGAATCTCCTTCAACTAGCGCCCCATTGTCTGGCAAAGAGATGCAAGAAACCTGGCTAGCACAC GTTGAAATCAACACGCATGCTGGGCCGCACAGAAGACTTTGGATGGGACCTCAGTTTACATTTAAGACTCTTAAACGTGACAGCACATCCAG tcTTGCTGAAATAGAGGCCTCTGAAGTAGATATTTTGACTCGTCCAGCTCGTTCTAACCCAGTAAATATGCCAGACAAGAATGAAATGCCAATTCAAGGACTACCTGTGATTACTGGCGAAGGATCAGCTA GTAGTTACGAACAGTCTCCGAGGTTCTTGACTGGTTGTGGACGGGAACGCTATGGCACGCGTCGTTGTGATTCCGAGAGTTCTATTTCCGATATGGTCCCCAAAGTCGAAATGGAGCtgcaattgaaagaaaatttagcCGACGCAATGCAAGAAATGCCTTTAGTAGGATCGAATGTTCCTG aagatgatggcaGTGAACGTCGAACACATTATTTCATGGATGATGAACGTCTAAACTGGCCTCAAACATCAGTCTCCTCGTCAAACCCACCGGCATCGCTCAACATTGACGAGGATCTTCTGGATTTTGAGCTAGAAAGCGAGACGTGCTTGCGATCACCATCCATGCCCTCGAAATTCGCCATTGACTCTCTTAACCGCAATTCATCGACGGTCAAGGACAACCAGGATTGCGGTGACAAAGATTACAGTTTCTTTGTCAGCGATGAAGTTGTCAGTGGCTCAGTGCCAGTTGATGTGGCCTTCTTTCCCGATGCGACAAGAAGCGCCGGTGAAAGTAGTTCTAATGAAGAGGACATTGTGACTGTTCCCTCTTTTGACCAGGATGGTTCTGGTCCTGGCcgtaaaagtaagaaaaatcgcaaaaagaagaagtga
- the LOC124332439 gene encoding breast carcinoma-amplified sequence 3 homolog isoform X1, whose product MLTEMSSSDSPQRRLSRPIGLTLRPESVAEKSFMESMAGFIHEVVPQAYGGCHPTGEATDPILWAKIEQMDCGDCHSQSSILHKNNLPLLLILGYNTGVQVWTIQASGEAQEILSWNSGPVKVFRLLPNPVSNISEDLFAAKRPIVAMNESTGPASQLHTVAFFSLRTGEQVKTIRFKNPVADILANRRAVVVTFPEKVAVFSSTTFEDQVVLTHCYPPSSSPYSNPVALGSRWLAYAEKRLINIHRCGGGFEGEGIQSYTATVIHAAKSLTKGLREFGETFLTGQRNISSSASPSSQQGPQPGVVTVIDLEGLARGEVNLREDVDGVVAHFVAHANQAISYLAFDPSGTLLFTADKQGHNFHIFRLHPAPCSTKQSAVHHLYTLYRGDTTARVQDVAFATDSRWVAVTTMRGTTHVFPISPYGGSVGVRTHTSTRVVNRLSRFHRSAGLDDTPSSGRSSPVLSGSPNNSRPLESTTLLPYPNPRLPPYPHPTVVVPLVQLRSSFMGGATGNRGIPASPGLSNSRKFSELDDGTGVVRVTCCFAPPRGAAPLAGHVLNVGGGSAAHRDRLQRRTAESLYVMSCHGALVEYGFEPRLATGIPREKICDKSSIELDIVPLAQWPIHRPLYNAADLPPPLASHILSLITNGPESDDKTESPSTSAPLSGKEMQETWLAHVEINTHAGPHRRLWMGPQFTFKTLKRDSTSSLAEIEASEVDILTRPARSNPVNMPDKNEMPIQGLPVITGEGSASSYEQSPRFLTGCGRERYGTRRCDSESSISDMVPKVEMELQLKENLADAMQEMPLVGSNVPEEDDGSERRTHYFMDDERLNWPQTSVSSSNPPASLNIDEDLLDFELESETCLRSPSMPSKFAIDSLNRNSSTVKDNQDCGDKDYSFFVSDEVVSGSVPVDVAFFPDATRSAGESSSNEEDIVTVPSFDQDGSGPGRKSKKNRKKKK is encoded by the exons ATGTTGACGG AGATGTCCTCGAGTGATTCCCCACAGCGGCGCTTGAGCAGGCCTATAGGGCTTACTCTCAGGCCGGAATCTGTTGCTGAAAAGTCTTTCATGGAAAGTATGGCTGGATTCATCCATGAAGTTGTCCCACAG GCTTATGGAGGATGCCATCCTACTGGGGAGGCAACAGATCCTATCTTGTGGGCTAAAATTGAGCAAATGGATTGTGGGGACTGTCATTCGCAGAGTTCCATTTTGCACAAAAACAACCTACCTCTCTTGCTCATACTGGGCTACAACACAGGAGTTCAG GTATGGACTATTCAAGCATCGGGAGAGGCTCAAGAGATTCTCTCGTGGAATTCAGGACCTGTTAAAGTGTTTCGCCTACTGCCCAATCCAGTCTCGAACATATCGGAAGATCTCTTCGCGGCCAAACGTCCGATTGTAGCTATGAATGAAAGCACTGGCCCTGCTTCCCAACTCCATACGGTGGCATTCTTTTCGCTACGAACGGGAGAACAAGTCAAAACTATTCGCTTCAAGAACCCCGTGGCGGATATACTAGCCAATCGACGCGCCGTGGTTGTAACCTTCCCCGAGAAGGTGGCCGTCTTCAGCAGTACTACATTCGAGGATCAAGTAGTACTGACTCATTGCTACCCACCTAGTTCCAGCCCTTACTCAAACCCAGTCGCCTTGGGTTCACGTTGGCTGGCCTATGCGGAGAAGCGACTCATTAATATTCACCGATGCGGCGGCGGTTTCGAGGGTGAAGGGATTCAGTCTTACACAGCCACCGTCATCCACGCTGCCAAGAGCTTGACCAAAGGACTCCGAGAATTTGGTGAAACATTTTTGACTGGTCAAAGAAACATTTCTTCGTCGGCATCGCCATCGTCCCAACAGGGCCCTCAGCCTGGTGTAGTGACTGTCATCGACCTGGAAGGTTTGGCACGCGGAGAAGTCAATCTTCGGGAGGACGTTGATGGCGTGGTAGCGCACTTTGTTGCTCACGCCAATCAGGCCATCAGTTACCTGGCGTTTGACCCTTCAGGGACCCTACTATTCACAGCCGACAAGCAGGGACACAACTTTCACATATTTCGCTTGCATCCAGCGCCTTGTAGTACGAAGCAAAGTGCCGTCCACCATTTGTACACCCTCTATCGTGGCGACACTACGGCTCGAGTACAAGACGTGGCCTTTGCCACCGACTCGCGTTGGGTGGCCGTAACGACGATGCGTGGCACGACGCACGTTTTCCCAATCAGTCCATACGGTGGGTCGGTGGGTGTGAGAACGCATACTTCAACACGAGTGGTCAACAGACTCAGTCGATTCCATCGTAGTGCAGGTTTGGACGACACGCCTTCATCGGGTCGCAGTAGCCCCGTACTCTCCGGTTCACCTAATAATAGTCGCCCGTTGGAATCGACGACTCTCTTGCCCTACCCCAATCCACGACTGCCACCTTATCCTCATCCAACAGTTGTTGTCCCACTCGTACAACTGCGATCGTCTTTCATGGGTGGAGCTACTGGAAATCGAGGCATTCCCGCCTCTCCTGGGCTTTCCAATTCTCGCAAGTTCTCCGAGTTGGACGACGGGACGGGAGTCGTCCGGGTCACCTGCTGTTTCGCTCCTCCAAGGGGAGCTGCCCCACTCGCAGGTCACGTTTTAAATGTGGGCGGAGGTTCGGCCGCCCATCGTGACCGTCTTCAGCGACGTACTGCTGAATCACTCTATGTGATGTCGTGCCATGGCGCCCTGGTGGAATATGGCTTCGAACCTCGGCTGGCGACTGGGATACCGCGCGAAAAGATTTGCGACAAGAGCTCTATAGAGCTGGACATTGTGCCGTTGGCCCAGTGGCCTATACATCGACCGCTCTACAATGCCGCAGATCTACCACCTCCTTTAGCATCACACATCCTTTCCCTAATCACCAACGGACCTGAATCGGACGATAAAACTGAATCTCCTTCAACTAGCGCCCCATTGTCTGGCAAAGAGATGCAAGAAACCTGGCTAGCACAC GTTGAAATCAACACGCATGCTGGGCCGCACAGAAGACTTTGGATGGGACCTCAGTTTACATTTAAGACTCTTAAACGTGACAGCACATCCAG tcTTGCTGAAATAGAGGCCTCTGAAGTAGATATTTTGACTCGTCCAGCTCGTTCTAACCCAGTAAATATGCCAGACAAGAATGAAATGCCAATTCAAGGACTACCTGTGATTACTGGCGAAGGATCAGCTA GTAGTTACGAACAGTCTCCGAGGTTCTTGACTGGTTGTGGACGGGAACGCTATGGCACGCGTCGTTGTGATTCCGAGAGTTCTATTTCCGATATGGTCCCCAAAGTCGAAATGGAGCtgcaattgaaagaaaatttagcCGACGCAATGCAAGAAATGCCTTTAGTAGGATCGAATGTTCCTG aagaagatgatggcaGTGAACGTCGAACACATTATTTCATGGATGATGAACGTCTAAACTGGCCTCAAACATCAGTCTCCTCGTCAAACCCACCGGCATCGCTCAACATTGACGAGGATCTTCTGGATTTTGAGCTAGAAAGCGAGACGTGCTTGCGATCACCATCCATGCCCTCGAAATTCGCCATTGACTCTCTTAACCGCAATTCATCGACGGTCAAGGACAACCAGGATTGCGGTGACAAAGATTACAGTTTCTTTGTCAGCGATGAAGTTGTCAGTGGCTCAGTGCCAGTTGATGTGGCCTTCTTTCCCGATGCGACAAGAAGCGCCGGTGAAAGTAGTTCTAATGAAGAGGACATTGTGACTGTTCCCTCTTTTGACCAGGATGGTTCTGGTCCTGGCcgtaaaagtaagaaaaatcgcaaaaagaagaagtga
- the LOC124332439 gene encoding breast carcinoma-amplified sequence 3 homolog isoform X3: MSSSDSPQRRLSRPIGLTLRPESVAEKSFMESMAGFIHEVVPQAYGGCHPTGEATDPILWAKIEQMDCGDCHSQSSILHKNNLPLLLILGYNTGVQVWTIQASGEAQEILSWNSGPVKVFRLLPNPVSNISEDLFAAKRPIVAMNESTGPASQLHTVAFFSLRTGEQVKTIRFKNPVADILANRRAVVVTFPEKVAVFSSTTFEDQVVLTHCYPPSSSPYSNPVALGSRWLAYAEKRLINIHRCGGGFEGEGIQSYTATVIHAAKSLTKGLREFGETFLTGQRNISSSASPSSQQGPQPGVVTVIDLEGLARGEVNLREDVDGVVAHFVAHANQAISYLAFDPSGTLLFTADKQGHNFHIFRLHPAPCSTKQSAVHHLYTLYRGDTTARVQDVAFATDSRWVAVTTMRGTTHVFPISPYGGSVGVRTHTSTRVVNRLSRFHRSAGLDDTPSSGRSSPVLSGSPNNSRPLESTTLLPYPNPRLPPYPHPTVVVPLVQLRSSFMGGATGNRGIPASPGLSNSRKFSELDDGTGVVRVTCCFAPPRGAAPLAGHVLNVGGGSAAHRDRLQRRTAESLYVMSCHGALVEYGFEPRLATGIPREKICDKSSIELDIVPLAQWPIHRPLYNAADLPPPLASHILSLITNGPESDDKTESPSTSAPLSGKEMQETWLAHVEINTHAGPHRRLWMGPQFTFKTLKRDSTSSLAEIEASEVDILTRPARSNPVNMPDKNEMPIQGLPVITGEGSASSYEQSPRFLTGCGRERYGTRRCDSESSISDMVPKVEMELQLKENLADAMQEMPLVGSNVPEEDDGSERRTHYFMDDERLNWPQTSVSSSNPPASLNIDEDLLDFELESETCLRSPSMPSKFAIDSLNRNSSTVKDNQDCGDKDYSFFVSDEVVSGSVPVDVAFFPDATRSAGESSSNEEDIVTVPSFDQDGSGPGRKSKKNRKKKK; the protein is encoded by the exons ATGTCCTCGAGTGATTCCCCACAGCGGCGCTTGAGCAGGCCTATAGGGCTTACTCTCAGGCCGGAATCTGTTGCTGAAAAGTCTTTCATGGAAAGTATGGCTGGATTCATCCATGAAGTTGTCCCACAG GCTTATGGAGGATGCCATCCTACTGGGGAGGCAACAGATCCTATCTTGTGGGCTAAAATTGAGCAAATGGATTGTGGGGACTGTCATTCGCAGAGTTCCATTTTGCACAAAAACAACCTACCTCTCTTGCTCATACTGGGCTACAACACAGGAGTTCAG GTATGGACTATTCAAGCATCGGGAGAGGCTCAAGAGATTCTCTCGTGGAATTCAGGACCTGTTAAAGTGTTTCGCCTACTGCCCAATCCAGTCTCGAACATATCGGAAGATCTCTTCGCGGCCAAACGTCCGATTGTAGCTATGAATGAAAGCACTGGCCCTGCTTCCCAACTCCATACGGTGGCATTCTTTTCGCTACGAACGGGAGAACAAGTCAAAACTATTCGCTTCAAGAACCCCGTGGCGGATATACTAGCCAATCGACGCGCCGTGGTTGTAACCTTCCCCGAGAAGGTGGCCGTCTTCAGCAGTACTACATTCGAGGATCAAGTAGTACTGACTCATTGCTACCCACCTAGTTCCAGCCCTTACTCAAACCCAGTCGCCTTGGGTTCACGTTGGCTGGCCTATGCGGAGAAGCGACTCATTAATATTCACCGATGCGGCGGCGGTTTCGAGGGTGAAGGGATTCAGTCTTACACAGCCACCGTCATCCACGCTGCCAAGAGCTTGACCAAAGGACTCCGAGAATTTGGTGAAACATTTTTGACTGGTCAAAGAAACATTTCTTCGTCGGCATCGCCATCGTCCCAACAGGGCCCTCAGCCTGGTGTAGTGACTGTCATCGACCTGGAAGGTTTGGCACGCGGAGAAGTCAATCTTCGGGAGGACGTTGATGGCGTGGTAGCGCACTTTGTTGCTCACGCCAATCAGGCCATCAGTTACCTGGCGTTTGACCCTTCAGGGACCCTACTATTCACAGCCGACAAGCAGGGACACAACTTTCACATATTTCGCTTGCATCCAGCGCCTTGTAGTACGAAGCAAAGTGCCGTCCACCATTTGTACACCCTCTATCGTGGCGACACTACGGCTCGAGTACAAGACGTGGCCTTTGCCACCGACTCGCGTTGGGTGGCCGTAACGACGATGCGTGGCACGACGCACGTTTTCCCAATCAGTCCATACGGTGGGTCGGTGGGTGTGAGAACGCATACTTCAACACGAGTGGTCAACAGACTCAGTCGATTCCATCGTAGTGCAGGTTTGGACGACACGCCTTCATCGGGTCGCAGTAGCCCCGTACTCTCCGGTTCACCTAATAATAGTCGCCCGTTGGAATCGACGACTCTCTTGCCCTACCCCAATCCACGACTGCCACCTTATCCTCATCCAACAGTTGTTGTCCCACTCGTACAACTGCGATCGTCTTTCATGGGTGGAGCTACTGGAAATCGAGGCATTCCCGCCTCTCCTGGGCTTTCCAATTCTCGCAAGTTCTCCGAGTTGGACGACGGGACGGGAGTCGTCCGGGTCACCTGCTGTTTCGCTCCTCCAAGGGGAGCTGCCCCACTCGCAGGTCACGTTTTAAATGTGGGCGGAGGTTCGGCCGCCCATCGTGACCGTCTTCAGCGACGTACTGCTGAATCACTCTATGTGATGTCGTGCCATGGCGCCCTGGTGGAATATGGCTTCGAACCTCGGCTGGCGACTGGGATACCGCGCGAAAAGATTTGCGACAAGAGCTCTATAGAGCTGGACATTGTGCCGTTGGCCCAGTGGCCTATACATCGACCGCTCTACAATGCCGCAGATCTACCACCTCCTTTAGCATCACACATCCTTTCCCTAATCACCAACGGACCTGAATCGGACGATAAAACTGAATCTCCTTCAACTAGCGCCCCATTGTCTGGCAAAGAGATGCAAGAAACCTGGCTAGCACAC GTTGAAATCAACACGCATGCTGGGCCGCACAGAAGACTTTGGATGGGACCTCAGTTTACATTTAAGACTCTTAAACGTGACAGCACATCCAG tcTTGCTGAAATAGAGGCCTCTGAAGTAGATATTTTGACTCGTCCAGCTCGTTCTAACCCAGTAAATATGCCAGACAAGAATGAAATGCCAATTCAAGGACTACCTGTGATTACTGGCGAAGGATCAGCTA GTAGTTACGAACAGTCTCCGAGGTTCTTGACTGGTTGTGGACGGGAACGCTATGGCACGCGTCGTTGTGATTCCGAGAGTTCTATTTCCGATATGGTCCCCAAAGTCGAAATGGAGCtgcaattgaaagaaaatttagcCGACGCAATGCAAGAAATGCCTTTAGTAGGATCGAATGTTCCTG aagaagatgatggcaGTGAACGTCGAACACATTATTTCATGGATGATGAACGTCTAAACTGGCCTCAAACATCAGTCTCCTCGTCAAACCCACCGGCATCGCTCAACATTGACGAGGATCTTCTGGATTTTGAGCTAGAAAGCGAGACGTGCTTGCGATCACCATCCATGCCCTCGAAATTCGCCATTGACTCTCTTAACCGCAATTCATCGACGGTCAAGGACAACCAGGATTGCGGTGACAAAGATTACAGTTTCTTTGTCAGCGATGAAGTTGTCAGTGGCTCAGTGCCAGTTGATGTGGCCTTCTTTCCCGATGCGACAAGAAGCGCCGGTGAAAGTAGTTCTAATGAAGAGGACATTGTGACTGTTCCCTCTTTTGACCAGGATGGTTCTGGTCCTGGCcgtaaaagtaagaaaaatcgcaaaaagaagaagtga